A single genomic interval of Nycticebus coucang isolate mNycCou1 chromosome 21, mNycCou1.pri, whole genome shotgun sequence harbors:
- the FOXA2 gene encoding hepatocyte nuclear factor 3-beta isoform X1 encodes MHSASSMLGAVKMEGHEPSDWTSYYAEPEGYTSVSNMNAGLGMNGMNTYMSMSAAAMGSGSGNMSAGSMNMSSYVGAGMSPSLAGMSPGAGAMAGMGGSAGAAGVAGMGPHLSPSLSPLGGQAAGAMGSLAPYANMNSMSPMYGQAGLSRARDPKTYRRSYTHAKPPYSYISLITMAIQQSPNKMLTLSEIYQWIMDLFPFYRQNQQRWQNSIRHSLSFNDCFLKVPRSPDKPGKGSFWTLHPDSGNMFENGCYLRRQKRFKCEKQLALKEAAGAAGGGKKAAPGAQASQAPLGEAAGPATETPAGTESPHSSASPCQEHKRGGLGELKGTPAAALSPPEPAPSPGQQQAAAHLLGPPHHPVLPPEAHLKPEHHYAFNHPFSINNLMSSEQQHHHSHHHHQPHKMDLKAYEQVMHYPGYGSPMPGSLAMGPVTNKTGLDASPLAADTSYYQGVYSRPIMNSS; translated from the exons ATGCACTCGGCTTCCAGTATGCTGGGAGCGGTGAAGATGGAAGGGCACGAGCCGTCCGACTGGACCAGCTACTACGCTGAGCCCGAG GGCTACACCTCGGTGAGCAACATGAACGCCGGCTTGGGGATGAACGGCATGAACACTTACATGAGCATGTCGGCGGCCGCCATGGGCAGCGGCTCGGGCAACATGAGCGCGGGGTCCATGAACATGTCCTCGTACGTGGGCGCCGGCATGAGCCCGTCCCTGGCGGGCATGTCCCCCGGCGCGGGCGCCATGGCCGGCATGGGCGGCTCGGCCGGGGCGGCTGGCGTGGCGGGCATGGGGCCGCACCTGAGTCCCAGCCTGAGCCCGCTCGGGGGACAGGCGGCGGGTGCCATGGGCAGCCTGGCCCCCTACGCCAACATGAACTCCATGAGCCCCATGTACGGGCAGGCGGGCCTGAGCCGCGCGCGCGACCCCAAGACGTACCGGCGCAGCTACACCCACGCCAAGCCGCCCTATTCGTACATCTCGCTGATCACCATGGCCATCCAGCAGAGCCCCAACAAGATGCTGACGCTCAGCGAGATCTACCAGTGGATCATGGACCTCTTCCCCTTCTACCGGCAGAACCAGCAGCGCTGGCAGAACTCCATCCGCCACTCCCTGTCCTTCAACGACTGCTTCCTCAAAGTGCCCCGCTCTCCGGACAAGCCGGGCAAGGGCTCTTTCTGGACCCTGCACCCCGACTCGGGCAACATGTTCGAGAACGGCTGCTACCTGCGCCGCCAGAAGCGCTTCAAGTGCGAGAAGCAGCTGGCGCTGAAGGAGGCTGCGGGCGCCGCGGGCGGCGGCAAGAAGGCGGCCCCCGGGGCCCAGGCCTCGCAGGCTCCCCTCGGGGAAGCCGCCGGGCCGGCCACCGAGACTCCAGCGGGCACCGAGTCGCCCCACTCGAGCGCCTCCCCGTGCCAGGAGCACAAGCGCGGGGGCCTGGGGGAGCTGAAGGGGACGCCGGCCGCGGCGCTGAGTCCCCCGGAGCCCGCGCCCTCGCCCGGGCAGCAGCAGGCCGCGGCCCACCTGCTGGGCCCACCCCACCACCCCGTCCTGCCGCCCGAGGCCCACCTTAAGCCGGAGCACCACTACGCCTTCAACCACCCCTTCTCCATCAACAACCTCATGTCCTCGGAGCAGCAGCACCaccacagccaccaccaccaccagccccaCAAAATGGACCTCAAGGCCTACGAACAGGTGATGCACTACCCGGGTTATGGCTCCCCCATGCCCGGCAGCTTGGCCATGGGCCCGGTCACGAACAAAACGGGCCTGGACGCCTCGCCCCTGGCAGCAGACACCTCCTACTACCAGGGGGTGTACTCGCGACCCATTATGAACTCCTCCTAA
- the FOXA2 gene encoding hepatocyte nuclear factor 3-beta isoform X2, whose product MLGAVKMEGHEPSDWTSYYAEPEGYTSVSNMNAGLGMNGMNTYMSMSAAAMGSGSGNMSAGSMNMSSYVGAGMSPSLAGMSPGAGAMAGMGGSAGAAGVAGMGPHLSPSLSPLGGQAAGAMGSLAPYANMNSMSPMYGQAGLSRARDPKTYRRSYTHAKPPYSYISLITMAIQQSPNKMLTLSEIYQWIMDLFPFYRQNQQRWQNSIRHSLSFNDCFLKVPRSPDKPGKGSFWTLHPDSGNMFENGCYLRRQKRFKCEKQLALKEAAGAAGGGKKAAPGAQASQAPLGEAAGPATETPAGTESPHSSASPCQEHKRGGLGELKGTPAAALSPPEPAPSPGQQQAAAHLLGPPHHPVLPPEAHLKPEHHYAFNHPFSINNLMSSEQQHHHSHHHHQPHKMDLKAYEQVMHYPGYGSPMPGSLAMGPVTNKTGLDASPLAADTSYYQGVYSRPIMNSS is encoded by the exons ATGCTGGGAGCGGTGAAGATGGAAGGGCACGAGCCGTCCGACTGGACCAGCTACTACGCTGAGCCCGAG GGCTACACCTCGGTGAGCAACATGAACGCCGGCTTGGGGATGAACGGCATGAACACTTACATGAGCATGTCGGCGGCCGCCATGGGCAGCGGCTCGGGCAACATGAGCGCGGGGTCCATGAACATGTCCTCGTACGTGGGCGCCGGCATGAGCCCGTCCCTGGCGGGCATGTCCCCCGGCGCGGGCGCCATGGCCGGCATGGGCGGCTCGGCCGGGGCGGCTGGCGTGGCGGGCATGGGGCCGCACCTGAGTCCCAGCCTGAGCCCGCTCGGGGGACAGGCGGCGGGTGCCATGGGCAGCCTGGCCCCCTACGCCAACATGAACTCCATGAGCCCCATGTACGGGCAGGCGGGCCTGAGCCGCGCGCGCGACCCCAAGACGTACCGGCGCAGCTACACCCACGCCAAGCCGCCCTATTCGTACATCTCGCTGATCACCATGGCCATCCAGCAGAGCCCCAACAAGATGCTGACGCTCAGCGAGATCTACCAGTGGATCATGGACCTCTTCCCCTTCTACCGGCAGAACCAGCAGCGCTGGCAGAACTCCATCCGCCACTCCCTGTCCTTCAACGACTGCTTCCTCAAAGTGCCCCGCTCTCCGGACAAGCCGGGCAAGGGCTCTTTCTGGACCCTGCACCCCGACTCGGGCAACATGTTCGAGAACGGCTGCTACCTGCGCCGCCAGAAGCGCTTCAAGTGCGAGAAGCAGCTGGCGCTGAAGGAGGCTGCGGGCGCCGCGGGCGGCGGCAAGAAGGCGGCCCCCGGGGCCCAGGCCTCGCAGGCTCCCCTCGGGGAAGCCGCCGGGCCGGCCACCGAGACTCCAGCGGGCACCGAGTCGCCCCACTCGAGCGCCTCCCCGTGCCAGGAGCACAAGCGCGGGGGCCTGGGGGAGCTGAAGGGGACGCCGGCCGCGGCGCTGAGTCCCCCGGAGCCCGCGCCCTCGCCCGGGCAGCAGCAGGCCGCGGCCCACCTGCTGGGCCCACCCCACCACCCCGTCCTGCCGCCCGAGGCCCACCTTAAGCCGGAGCACCACTACGCCTTCAACCACCCCTTCTCCATCAACAACCTCATGTCCTCGGAGCAGCAGCACCaccacagccaccaccaccaccagccccaCAAAATGGACCTCAAGGCCTACGAACAGGTGATGCACTACCCGGGTTATGGCTCCCCCATGCCCGGCAGCTTGGCCATGGGCCCGGTCACGAACAAAACGGGCCTGGACGCCTCGCCCCTGGCAGCAGACACCTCCTACTACCAGGGGGTGTACTCGCGACCCATTATGAACTCCTCCTAA